A window of the Polypterus senegalus isolate Bchr_013 chromosome 4, ASM1683550v1, whole genome shotgun sequence genome harbors these coding sequences:
- the LOC120528377 gene encoding zinc finger protein with KRAB and SCAN domains 1-like isoform X2: MGRHLKREKRFPQSMASAKEDGVDERTVDIKEEDCERLTPEDVCVKLEDHEERISVFKEEEECKGVTVAIKAEDLNDFSVGFELQKHETEDIFKQEACQESPSSLQLWSTNTGRLANQENSAELKSELSESDEKITEGNEREGEESPGGVKINLQNNGSISPPLFWQPSLHYKEKGMKKSARGSVNLTADFLQCSSLPATGATQKEAIKNDQQQVEKEIEFHTGKKCLECGKQFTLKSDLNKHMKIHSGVKTYSCHECERPKSHSRKQRPDGYRKHTILGLFNPSVDP, encoded by the exons ATGGGCAGACACTTAAAGAGAGAGAAGCgtttcccacagagcatggcctctgcCAAAGAAGATGGTGTTGATGAAAGAacggtggacattaaagaagaggactgtgagcggCTCACACCAGAGGATGTGTGCGTGAAGTTGGAGGATCatgaagaaagaatttcagtttttaaagaggaggaggagtgcaaggGAGTGACTGTTGCCATTAAAGCTGAGGATCTGAATGATTTCTCTGTTGGTTTTgaacttcaaaagcatgaaactgaggACATTTTCAAGCAAGAGGCCTGTCaagaatctccatccagtttacagcTCTGGTCCACTAATACAGGACGACTGGCTAATCAGGAGAATTCTgcagagctgaaatcagagttatCGGAGTCTGACGAGAAAATCACAGAGGGaaatgagagagaaggagaagagtcacctgggGGTGTTAaaataa atttacagaaCAATGGCAGCATCTCTCCACCTTTATTTTGGCAGCCCTCTCTTCACTATAAAGAGAAAGGTATGAAGAAATCAGCAAGAGGATCAGTGAACCTGACAGCAGActttttgcagtgcagttctcTCCCTGCTACTGGAGCAACACAGAAAGAAGCCATCAAAAATGATCAACagcaagtggagaaagaaatcgaatttcacactggaaaaaaatgcttggagtgtggcaaacaattcacactCAAAAGTGATCTTAATAAGCATATGAAGATTCACAGTGGAGTAAAAACATATAGTTGTCatgaatgtg aaaggCCGAAATCTCACAGCCGTAAACAACGCCCGGACGGCTATAGGAAGCACACAATTCTGGGTCTATTCAATCCCTCTGTTGACCCTTGA
- the LOC120528377 gene encoding zinc finger protein with KRAB and SCAN domains 1-like isoform X1, which translates to MGRHLKREKRFPQSMASAKEDGVDERTVDIKEEDCERLTPEDVCVKLEDHEERISVFKEEEECKGVTVAIKAEDLNDFSVGFELQKHETEDIFKQEACQESPSSLQLWSTNTGRLANQENSAELKSELSESDEKITEGNEREGEESPGGVKINLQNNGSISPPLFWQPSLHYKEKGMKKSARGSVNLTADFLQCSSLPATGATQKEAIKNDQQQVEKEIEFHTGKKCLECGKQFTLKSDLNKHMKIHSGVKTYSCHECDPKNQDETGSVKRSTKTKTVKQEMREGFRIRAQDCKTNSFLHTSSTT; encoded by the exons ATGGGCAGACACTTAAAGAGAGAGAAGCgtttcccacagagcatggcctctgcCAAAGAAGATGGTGTTGATGAAAGAacggtggacattaaagaagaggactgtgagcggCTCACACCAGAGGATGTGTGCGTGAAGTTGGAGGATCatgaagaaagaatttcagtttttaaagaggaggaggagtgcaaggGAGTGACTGTTGCCATTAAAGCTGAGGATCTGAATGATTTCTCTGTTGGTTTTgaacttcaaaagcatgaaactgaggACATTTTCAAGCAAGAGGCCTGTCaagaatctccatccagtttacagcTCTGGTCCACTAATACAGGACGACTGGCTAATCAGGAGAATTCTgcagagctgaaatcagagttatCGGAGTCTGACGAGAAAATCACAGAGGGaaatgagagagaaggagaagagtcacctgggGGTGTTAaaataa atttacagaaCAATGGCAGCATCTCTCCACCTTTATTTTGGCAGCCCTCTCTTCACTATAAAGAGAAAGGTATGAAGAAATCAGCAAGAGGATCAGTGAACCTGACAGCAGActttttgcagtgcagttctcTCCCTGCTACTGGAGCAACACAGAAAGAAGCCATCAAAAATGATCAACagcaagtggagaaagaaatcgaatttcacactggaaaaaaatgcttggagtgtggcaaacaattcacactCAAAAGTGATCTTAATAAGCATATGAAGATTCACAGTGGAGTAAAAACATATAGTTGTCatgaatgtg ATCCCAAGAACCAAGATGAAACAGGTTCAGTTAAGCGGAGCACAAAAACGAAAACTGTCAAACAAGAAATGAGAGAAGGCTTTAGAATTAGAGCTCAAGACTGCAAAACTAACTCATTTCTTCACACAAGTTCCACAACATGA